The proteins below come from a single Metarhizium brunneum chromosome 1, complete sequence genomic window:
- the sor2 gene encoding Non-reducing polyketide synthase: MGITTNETEVHGRFHSGQLYKTELEGFLSYCKRFPTGVRSYIAGKVRHFFGWTAPAMTVDTVCSTSTVAIDLAYKAILSRECSAALAGGTNFYSTPMFFQNLTAGEAIGAVFLKKSTYAISDGDQVIGVISAIAINQNQNMTPIFVPNLPSLTSVFRTAIQKLGLDAKDISVVEAHGTGTPVGDPVEYDSIRQVFGGSIRAGQNALQIGSVKGLIGHTEGASGLVALIKILLMMQ, from the exons ATGGGTATTACAACCAATGAAACGGAGGTTCATGGACGATTTCACTCGGGTCAACTTTACAAGACCGAACTAGAAGGGTTCCTTTCCTACTGCAAACGGTTCCCAACGGGCGTGCGAAGCTACATTGCTGGCAAGGTAAGACATTTCTTTGGCTGGACGGCTCCTGCAATGACAGTTGACACGGTTTGCTCAACATCTACTGTTGCCATTGACCTGGCATATAAGGCCATCTTAAGCCGAGAATGCTCTGCGGCCCTTGCTGGTGGGACGAACTTTTATAGCACGCCGATGTTCTTCCAAAATCTTACTGCAG GGGAAGCTATTGGTGCCGTGTTTCTAAAAAAGTCAACTTATGCGATTTCCGACGGTGATCAGGTTATTGGTGTTATCTCGGCCATTGCAATTAATCAGAACCAGAACATGACACCCATATTTGTACCGAATTTGCCATCGCTTACGAGTGTGTTCCGGACTGCCATTCAAAAATTGGGTTTAGATGCCAAAGACATATCGGTCGTTGAAGCCCATGGAACTGGAACCCCAGTTGGGGACCCTGTTGAGTACGACAGCATCCGCCAGGTATTCGGAGGGTCTATCCGTGCGGGACAAAATGCCTTGCAGATAGGATCGGTGAAAGGGCTCATCGGCCATACTGAAGGTGCTTCTGGACTCGTCGCACTCATTAAGATTCTCCTGATGATGCAATAA
- the TAS1 gene encoding Hybrid PKS-NRPS synthetase TAS1, with protein MAKGFEQWSKSSEVLRKFNQGFYADDPEIEWHVLAQHKRNNLDESLTTDIFVFGATSGFLKEVILGIRYAPVSLPATTVPIANEYVPLGTQFVPAPTATEQMSVLYESYASEVRQPQQGATKPAPAPAPKKDIKAELWLRLRPVLADIYGLEPDEIKETNLLADIGIDSLMGMEMAREIETTFHVTVEQSELLSIVDVPGILKLLQSTLSDDTSFDCYESMTAWVRLAAAKPGEVLQPVPFVKRHQRFHQYLHNMLEETRIINIDGDVITRTAIPLPSQSADTILRDLMRRHSDNESSHQIAYNVGSRMADVLSGKADDPQLIFGDATNREFVANFYGELPFNKLYFELMADFLTQLFGSQHIVIASNAVHATRSLRDSARNIRSILRPDGFLMILEMMRALQWVDVVWGILEGWWLFDDSRTHAIVNEVLIALASDGEQDLNDIPPLATLELEEDHHDSKGDQEERKLIGDAYVQNTTQRFTIPSYTGPTLDASGAGAYMLVTGATGSLGSHLVTHIAGLPSVDTICWLNRRSISQRGQNQSPNSLNQQIHAMASKGIELGAAELDKLRVIETDLPLPQFGLDESQYGQLLNNVTHIAHNAFSVNGLRSLEQNKPQFALMRNLVDLAAGVSARRSDEFKVTFQFISSLPAVGMYPKVHGETKAIVRLYKTGYWNHMEMLSFLFKSAQTLRALPDVDGALSWLPLEVASESLADLLFHEAPTCHAVYHLDNTTPRDWKDMMPILADALGVPECHFVPFQERLRRVRAYPGEDPWDNPSAKAMDFFHHLERLSCGGVTMAKDNAREHSSTLRAVRPKAWFGSEASEKSRQTLLSQVSNKHSLSWPKDLSLPQSSKRQDYRKIDSWLTISKAVSDIIQERGFTGLKPFQELEQWSNCYSTSWFRVAVSLIGLLVTDITHPPFGQDEVVSVAFGSRPKEMASCIGQFANALPVKIPLWECLGAEASQTAFKSLVSAVGKNISAVKKAELFPATELARTCRNLNIEYEPPKVTITYSPKLAESRCLLFPVEGPWDLFFCFLEYEDHVKLGVIYNPLVFSDKTMSEMKSKMTNLIQFSKSQNTALNEMMPWLPHYPRVPLQPSVADKGQPLKHIHQWFEAHAKSRPDSIALSSDELGIQMTYGELQQSAEEKAMSLVRKGVGKECKVILSLQRGFAVIEWMLAVLKAGGAFVYVDPNLESQKSAVIASCKPTLIVDDGTSDQLVAENANHKQAENESGMEPGEKEATLKLPKDDTSDSDLAYIIYTSGSTGKPKGAMLEHGNVAAYVKAATTATYECGYGARVLQLASFLFDASHPAHLVGDYLADVIERNNVSFLEITPTALSTLPLHRELPSLRQISVGGELPSREIFQQWHSRVNLVNTYGPTETAVAVVLGKIDKTDHMSDVLYTGFPIGENEIYICSENFKSILGPNSVGEICIAGPQVSRGYCDLPDVTARQFAVHASGVRMYRTGDRGLKDSNGQILVLGRIDREMKVRGFRIAPEEVEQTVIDADLGVLEVSVQSSEDGLQLMAFVAPRSVDVAALQAKLKESLPNYKVPSKFIVAQSLPKNVSGKTDHKAVKAQRKELSRDTKSETTMTKAVAMTRKNLENMRKPRVEDAENMVGQLWKDILNLEKPPVPTVNFFDIGGHSLLVPKLHEKLKAAFPSMHVRLLDLFHQSTIQQQAQLVGGGAQGTSDADRPPSPMSSGKFTPLSEEMPLPENDIAIVGMAGRFPGAASVDEFFEKLVNGYSGVIPSDVQKETLEGNIWVNRAGALQDVEDFDHEFWNLSEEDATDMDPQQRLFLEVAYEAFADAGIAPANIDSGRTGVFIGSATQNYHLYTEGVVADSFLRENRGFVAPSISARTAYHLDLRGPNVTVQTNCASSTVALSLAFDAIRSGRCDTALVGGVSVQLFDGGYVTKHGQIFSPRGECNPFDGRADGTVPGDAVVAIVLRKAATYDTQPWSAYANLLGTGIGADGACEKAGYQVPSPRGQAEVIKTAWAVAGITPERLRYAEIHGSGTPVGDALELEGLTLAVQEAGGAQAPFVVGSTKGNIGNTQHASGLVSLIKLCKSIQAGTVPPMKGLSEPNPMIDRNLPIRFATEPTVLEDGDILAVSAAGWGGINSHLLLSFPDPSHRKEKTNHIASMTWRRKTLAAPRLSQPGSTGRSDCKEVMIESFIRHASNILGCDVASDTRLKEHGLDSLKYIALSTAVANELQTIPLSIRGFMDDSCSPATLASLRSTISK; from the exons ATGGCTAAGGGATTCGAACAGTGGTCCAAGTCATCAGAAGTGCTCAGGAAGTTTAACCAAGGCTTCTATGCCGACGATCCCGAAATCGAGTGGCACGTTCTAGCCCAGCATAAGCGTAATAACCTGGATGAGTCTCTCACAACGGATATTTTTGTCTTTGGCGCGACTTCCGGGTTCTTGAAGGAGGTTATTCTTGGGATTAGATATGCTCCAGTGTCGCT CCCAGCAACAACTGTGCCAATAGCAAATGAATATGTCCCTCTAGGTACACAGTTCGTACCGGCACCAACTGCAACGGAACAAATGTCCGTGCTATACGAGTCATATGCTTCTGAGGTTCGACAGCCTCAGCAAGGTGCCACGAAGCCAGCTCCAGCGCCAGCTCCCAAGAAGGACATCAAGGCGGAGCTGTGGCTTAGGCTCCGACCAGTTTTAGCAGATATTTATGGACTTGAGCCAGATGAGATAAAAGAAACCAATTTATTGGCCGACATTGGGATAGACTCTCTCAtggggatggagatggccCGAGAAATCGAGACTACCTTCCATGTTACTGTGGAGCAGTCCGAGTTGCTTAGTATCGTGGATGTACCAGGCATTCTCAAACTTTTGCAGTCTACCCTAAGTGACGATACTTCTTTTGACTGTTACGAGTCTATGA CAGCTTGGGTGCGACTTGCGGCTGCCAAGCCTGGAGAAGTCCTACAGCCCGTCCCTTTTGTTAAGCGCCATCAGCGCTTCCATCAGTACCTGCACAATATGCTCGAAGAGACcagaattattaatatcgACGGGGATGTCATCACGCGAACTGCTATCCCGCTGCCTTCTCAATCCGCAGATACGATTCTGCGGGATCTTATGCGACGCCATTCTGACAATGAGTCCTCTCACCAGATTGCCTACAATGTTGGCTCGAGGATGGCGGATGTTCTGTCAGGAAAGGCGGATGACCCGCAGCTCATCTTTGGTGATGCGACGAACCGTGAATTCGTGGCAAATTTTTACGGCGAGCTGCCATTCAACAAGCTTTACTTTGAGCTAATGGCTGATTTCCTCACCC AGCTTTTCGGCTCGCAACACATAGTCATTGCCAGCAACGCGGTGCACGCTACTCGCTCTCTGAGGGACTCGGCACGCAATATCCGGAGCATCCTGCGACCTGACGGATTCCTCATGATCCTTGAGATGATGAGAGCTCTACAATGGGTTGACGTAGTCTGGGGTATTCTTGAGGGTTGGTGGCTATTCGATGACAGTAGAACCCATGCTATTGTGAACGA AGTTCTTATCGCCCTGGCCAGTGACGGTGAACAAGATCTAAACGACATACCGCCTTTGGCTACCCTCGAGCTGGAAGAAGATCATCATGATTCCAAGGGTGACCAGGAAGAACGAAAGCTCATAGGAGATGCCTATGTTCAGAATACAACGCAACGTTTCACAATTCCCAGCTATACTGGGCCTACCTTAGACGCATCTGGCGCGGGCGCATACATGCTTGTCACGGGTGCAACTGGAAGTCTCGGCAGCCATCTTGTAACGCACATTGCTGGTTTGCCCTCAGTTGATACCATTTGCTGGTTGAATCGGCGGAGTATTAGTCAGAGGGGCCAAAACCAGTCTCCTAACTCTTTAAACCAACAGATACACGCAATGGCATCCAAAGGCATCGAACTAGGTGCAGCGGAGCTCGACAAGCTGAGAGTCATCGAAACAgacttgccgctgccgcaatTTGGCCTGGATGAGAGCCAGTACGGTCAGCTACTCAACAACGTGACACATATTGCTCACAATGCTTTCTCTGTAAATGGCCTACGCTCATTGGAGCAAAATAAACCGCAATTCGCTCTCATGCGCAATCTCGttgaccttgccgccggcgtgTCAGCTCGCCGTTCAGACGAGTTCAAAGTTACGTTTCAGTTCATCTCCTCTCTGCCGGCTGTGGGAATGTATCCAAAGGTTCATGGCGAGACTAA GGCAATTGTCAGGCTCTATAAAACGGGTTATTGGAACCACATGGAGATGCTGAGCTTTTTGTTCAAGTCTGCTCAGACCCTTCGGGCTTTGCCAGATGTTGACGGCGCACTCTCGTGGTTGCCTCTTGAGGTAGCCTCAGAATCATTGGCCGATTTGCTCTTTCACGAAGCGCCTACGTGTCATGCTGTCTATCACTTGGACAATACTACTCCTAGGGATTGGAAAGATATGATGCCCATACTAGCTGATGCATTGGGAGTCCCCGAATGCCATTTTGTCCCCTTCCAGGAGCGGCTCCGGAGGGTGCGTGCTTATCCAGGGGAGGACCCCTGGGATAACCCATCCGCTAAGGCTATGGATTTCTTTCATCACTTGGAGCGCTTGTCTTGTGGTGGAGTGACAATGGCCAAAGACAATGCTAGAGAACACTCCTCGACCTTGCGAGCTGTCCGTCCA AAAGCTTGGTTCGGATCCGAAGCTTCGGAGAAAAGCCGGCAAACTCTTCTGTCCCAAGTTTCCAACAAGCACAGTCTTTCTTGGCCAAAGGACCTGTCGCTGCCACAGAGTTCCAAACGCCAAGACTACCGCAAAATCGACTCGTGGCTTACCATTTCCAAGGCTGTAAGTGACATCATTCAAGAGCGAGGATTCACCGGTCTAAAACCTTTCCAGGAACTTGAACAATGGAGCAACTGCTACAGCACTTCGTGGTTTAGAGTTGCCGTGTCATTGATTGGCCTGCTTGTGACAGACATAACACACCCGCCGTTTGGACAAGACGAAGTGGTTTCTGTTGCCTTTGGTAGTCGGCCAAAGGAGATGGCTTCTTGCATTGGACAATTCGCCAATGCACTTCCGGTAAAGATTCCGCTTTGGGAGTGCCTCGGGGCTGAGGCCTCCCAGACTGCTTTCAAAAGTCTAGTTTCCGCTGTTGGAAAGAACATTAGTGCGGTGAAGAAAGCCGAGCTATTCCCTGCTACCGAGTTGGCGCGGACCTGTAGGAATCTGAACATTGAGTACGAACCGCCAAAAGTCACCATCACGTACTCGCCCAAACTTGCTGAATCGAGATGCCTCCTCTTCCCGGTGGAGGGCCCATGGGACTTGTTCTTCTGTTTCCTGGAGTACGAGGATCATGTTAAACTTGGG GTGATTTACAACCCACTGGTCTTCTCTGATAAGACCATGTCAGAGATGAAATCGAAGATGACCAACTTGATCCAGTTCAGCAAGTCACAGAACACGGCACTCAATGAAATGATGCCGTGGCTTCCCCATTACCCGCGCGTGCCCTTGCAGCCTTCAGTGGCGGATAAAGGCCAGCCGCTGAAGCACATACATCAATGGTTTGAGGCCCATGCGAAATCGAGACCAGACTCGATCGCCTTGTCGTCAGACGAACTCGGAATTCAGATGACATACGGCGAATTGCAGCAATCGGCTGAGGAGAAAGCGATGA GTTTGGTTCGCAAAGGAGTCGGGAAGGAATGCAAAGTCATCCTGAGCTTGCAACGCGGGTTTGCCGTGATTGAGTGGATGCTCGCCGTTTTGAAGGCCGGGGGTGCTTTTGTATACGTCGACCCCAATCTTGAATCGCAGAAATCGGCCGTTATCGCGAGCTGCAAGCCCACTCTTATCGTTGACGACGGAACGTCTGACCAGCTCGTCGCGGAAAATGCAAATCACAAACAGGCAGAGAACGAGTCGGGAATGGAGCCCGGTGAGAAAGAAGCGACTCTGAAACTTCCCAAAGATGACACCTCAGATAGTGACCTGGCGTACATCATCTATACTTCTGGCTCAACCGGAAAACCCAAAGGCGCCATGCTGGAGCACGGCAATGTGGCTGCTTATGTGAAGGCAGCTACTACTGCTACATATGAATGCGGCTACGGGGCACGAGTTCTTCAGCTGGCATCCTTTTTGTTCGACGCGTCA CACCCGGCACATCTGGTCGGAGACTATCTCGCCGATGTTATTGAGCGCAACAACGTGTCGTTTTTGGAGATCACTCCAACCGCATTGTCAACTCTTCCGCTCCATCGAGAACTCCCGTCGCTAAGGCAAATATCGGTGGGAGGAGAGTTGCCTTCGCGCGAAATTTTCCAGCAGTGGCACTCAAGAGTTAATCTGGTCAACACATACGGCCCTACAGAAACCGCCGTTGCCGTGGTACTCGGCAAGATTGACAAAACGGACCATATGTCAGACGTACTGTATACGGGCTTCCCTATTGGCGAAAATGAGATCTACATTTGTTCGGAGAACTTCAAGTCTATACTAGGGCCAAACTCGGTGGGAGAGATTTGCATAGCTGGACCACAAGTCTCCCGGGGGTACTGCGACCTACCCGATGTCACGGCTAGACAGTTCGCCGTGCATGCCAGTGGCGTTCGCATGTATCGGACTGGTGACCGCGGGCTCAAGGACAGCAATGGCCAGATATTGGTTCTTGGCCGAATTGATCGGGAAATGAAAGTGCGCGGGTTCCGCATTGCCCCGGAAGAGGTCGAACAGACAGTTATTGATGCGGATTTGGGTGTGCTAGAGGTTTCGGTTCAATCGTCCGAAGATGGTCTGCAGCTCATGGCGTTCGTAGCACCGCGCAGCGTCGACGTTGCGGCGCTCCAAGCAAAGTTGAAGGAATCGCTGCCGAACTACAAGGTGCCGTCCAAGTTTATAGTGGCGCAGAGCTTGCCAAAGAATGTCAGTGGCAAAACGGATCACAAAGCCGTGAAAGCACAGCGCAAGGAACTGTCCAGGGATACCAAGTCGGAAACAACCATGACAAAAGCTGTCGCGATGACACGGAAGAATTTGGAAAACATGCGTAAACCGCGCGTGGAGGATGCCGAGAACATGGTTGGCCAATTATGGAAAGACATCTTGAACCTTGAAAAACCTCCCGTCCCTACAGTCAATTTCTTTGACATTGGCGGTCATAGTCTGCTAGTGCCTAAGCTTCACGAAAAGTTGAAGGCCGCGTTCCCATCCATGCACGTTCGACTATTAGACCTGTTTCATCAGTCAACAATCCAGCAACAGGCTCAACTGGTTGGTGGCGGAGCCCAGGGAACGAGTGACGCAGACCGgcctccctctcccatgAGCTCAGGCAAATTCACACCGCTATCGGAGGAGATGCCGCTCCCTGAAAATgacattgccattgtcggcaTGGCTGGCCGATTTCCCGGGGCAGCTTCCGTTGATGAATTCTTTGAGAAGCTCGTGAATGGTTACTCGGGAGTAATTCCCAGCGATGTCCAGAAGGAGACGTTGGAAGGCAACATTTGGGTCAATAGAGCGGGTGCTCTGCAAGACGTTGAGGACTTTGATCATGAATTTTGGAACCTGTCCGAGGAAGATGCGACAGACATGGATCCGCAACAACGGTTGTTCTTGGAAGTCGCCTATGAGGCTTTTGCGGATGCTGGCATTGCCCCTGCCAACATAGACAGTGGGCGAACGGGAGTATTCATCGGATCTGCAACTCAGAACTACCATCTGTATACAGAGGGTGTGGTCGCCGATTCCTTCCTACGGGAGAACAGAGGTTTTGTTGCGCCGTCAATTTCGGCACGGACGGCGTATCACCTAGATCTTCGTGGCCCGAATGTAACGGTGCAAACGAATTGCGCTTCGAGTACAGTGGCACTGTCGCTGGCCTTTGATGCCATTCGTTCAGGTCGTTGCGATACGGCTCTTGTGGGCGGTGTCTCGGTTCAGCTCTTTGA TGGCGGATATGTGACCAAGCATGGACAGATCTTCTCTCCACGAGGAGAGTGTAATCCCTTTGACGGCCGGGCGGACGGCACGGTTCCAGGAGACGCTGTTGTAGCAATAGTTCTGAGAAAAGCAGCTACCTATGATACACAACCTTGGAGTGCTTACGCAAACCTGTTGGGAACTGGCATTGGAGCCGATGGTGCTTGCGAAAAGGCTGGCTACCAAGTTCCATCACCTCGCGGCCAGGCAGAGGTCATCAAGACGGCTTGGGCTGTGGCTGGAATCACACCAGAGAGACTGAGATATGCCGA AATCCATGGCAGTGGAACTCCAGTAGGAGACGCCCTCGAATTAGAgggcttgaccttggccgttCAGGAAGCGGGCGGCGCTCAGGCGCCATTTGTCGTCGGCTCGACCAAAGGCAACATTGGCAATACCCAGCATGCATCCGGCTTAGTATCTCTGATTAAACTCTGCAAGTCCATCCAGGCTGGGACTGTGCCTCCCATGAAGGGCCTGTCAGAACCGAATCCCATGATTGACCGCAACTTACCAATTAGATTCGCTACAGAGCCCACAGTATTAGAGGATGGCGATATTCTCGCCGTTTCTGCTGCCGGTTGGGGCGGCATTAATAGTCACTTGCTCTTGTCATTTCCAGACCCAAGTCACCGGAAGGAAAAGACAAACCACATTGCTTCCATGACTTGGCGTCGCAAAACCTTGGCAGCCCCAAGATTGTCGCAACCTGGGTCAACGGGTCGCAGCGACTGCAAGGAGGTGATGATTGAATCATTTATTCGTCATGCCTCTAACATTCTGGGATGTGACGTTGCGTCTGATACTCGCCTCAAAGAACACGGTCTAGACAGTTTGAAGTACATCGCCTTGTCAACAGCTGTGGCGAATGAGCTTCAGACAATACCACTAAG CATCCGCGGGTTTATGGATGACAGTTGTAGCCCAGCGACGTTGGCGAGTCTGCGATCAACTATATCAAAGTAA